The segment TACCCAAGTATCGTTGGTTTCGACAATCCGCGTACCTTCAACAATCTCAGATTCGACGATGTGGCACATCAAGCACTCTCCATGCTCTTTGAACCACTTCAAGCTACCAGCTAGCTCGATAGCGACTTTTGGCGGGATGAAGGGATAGGCATAGATTTGGCCGTGAGGGTGATTGAGGGTAACTCCGATTTCCTTGCCTTTGTTCTCGAATATAAAGACATATTCGACTTCAGGCCGAGCGCTAAGCTCTTGAAATCGGTCTGTCCAAACCTCAACCAGTCGTTCGATATGCTCAACTGATAAATCAGAAAGGGTCGCCTGGTGGTCGGGGGTATAGCAGATCACTTCACAAACCCCATCGGCTGGACGAACAGGTGAATAGTCCGTTGATGTGACTGCAGGTTCAGAGTTACTTCTTAATGAGGGAAATTTGTTCTCGAAAACAACAATCTTATAGTCATCCAAAGGCACTTCGGTTGGAAATCCCCCCTGTTTGGTCGGACATAGCGGACAGTAATCATCCGGCGGGAAGAATGTTCGCTCCTGCCGGTGAGTAGCCGTTATAACCCATTCCTGCAATAAAGGATGCCACCGAAGCTCTGACATATCGTCCGTATTGTGGCATAAACGGACGAGAATGGGCACCTTTCTCGAATATGGCCTCGTGGAGTGAAATAAAGTAGTTGACAATTGGATGCAACTTGTTTACAATAGTGTTAGAGTAGCCGGCGGAGAGTTGTTGCAGCTATGGCGGCTTCTCTAAAGATACTTGGAGGTGTTGCTTTGCACATGAGAAAAGGTTTCGCCCTGATGTTGTTGGCCTCTGGATTGCTGGCTGTGTTGGCGGTTCTGCCTGTGCCAACGCTGCATGCTCAGGGGCGGTTTCTGGCTAATGGGCCGCTTCCTTCAGTTCAATTTCCTACTGACAACCCACAGACGGACGCTAAGGTTCGGCTGGGTAAACAGCTTTACTTCGATGGTCGCTTATCCTCTGACGGCACGATCTCGTGCGCCAGTTGTCACAAGCCTGATGCTGCTTGGGCCGATACGACACCGGTATCGGAGGGGGTAGGCCACCAGAAAGGCGGGCGAAACTCGCCTTCGGTCATCAATGCGGCATACACTGTGCCTCAGTTTTGGGACGGGCGAGCGCAGCATCTAGAAAAACAAGCGGTCGGACCGGTACAGAATCCGATCGAGATGGACCTGACCATACCTCAATTAGAAGGCAGACTAAGTCTCATCCCGGGCTATGTGCAGCAGTTCGAACAAGTGTTTGGGATGAAGCCGACTATCGCTGGCATGGCTATGGCAATTGCGGCATTCGAACGAACGATAGTCGTGAACGACTCCCCTTATGATAAGTATCTTGCGGGCGAGAGGATGGCGATGAGCCGCTCGGCCATGCGGGGGATGAAGGTATTTATGGGGAAAGGCCACTGCATGACCTGCCATAGCGGACCTTCGTTCAGCGACTCGCGCTTCCACAACTTGGGGGTCGGATTCGCGAACGGCAAGTTCAAAGATATGGGCAGAGTGGTCGTCACAAAGGATGCAACCGATACAGGCGCCTTTCTAACGCAGAGATTGAGGAACATCGCCCAGACCGCGCCTTATATGCATGACGGTTCCGAAGCTACATTGGAGGCGGTTATCGAGTTCTATGACCGTGGCGGCGTGCGAAATCCCTACCTAGACAAAGCGATGGTGCCGCTGGCTCTGACCAAACAGGAGAAGCGGGAGCTCGTTGAGTTCCTAAAGGCATTGAGCGGAACAAGCCCAGTGGTAGCTGTGCCGGAGCTGCCCAATCCTGAGCTTACAGCGCAGGAATTAGAAGAGATGATGAAAGGAGGCGCGAAATGAGAATGCTCAAATTATGCACGCTGCTTGTGGCGCTGGGGTTTTTGCTCTCTTGCGCGCCGCCCGTAAGGGCCATTCCTGTATTCGAACGCAAGTATGGGCTGATGTGCATGAACTGCCACTCAGGCTACCCAAGGTTGAATGATTATGGCGTACGCTTCCGGCAGAACGGGTATCAACTCCCAGGGCGCGAGAACGATGAGAAGACTGTCTTCGAAGGCCCAGCCCCGTTTGCAGCACGCGCGAGCACTGGTTATAACTATGATAAATTTAACCATGTAAAAG is part of the bacterium genome and harbors:
- a CDS encoding cytochrome c peroxidase, with translation MAASLKILGGVALHMRKGFALMLLASGLLAVLAVLPVPTLHAQGRFLANGPLPSVQFPTDNPQTDAKVRLGKQLYFDGRLSSDGTISCASCHKPDAAWADTTPVSEGVGHQKGGRNSPSVINAAYTVPQFWDGRAQHLEKQAVGPVQNPIEMDLTIPQLEGRLSLIPGYVQQFEQVFGMKPTIAGMAMAIAAFERTIVVNDSPYDKYLAGERMAMSRSAMRGMKVFMGKGHCMTCHSGPSFSDSRFHNLGVGFANGKFKDMGRVVVTKDATDTGAFLTQRLRNIAQTAPYMHDGSEATLEAVIEFYDRGGVRNPYLDKAMVPLALTKQEKRELVEFLKALSGTSPVVAVPELPNPELTAQELEEMMKGGAK
- the galT gene encoding galactose-1-phosphate uridylyltransferase: MSELRWHPLLQEWVITATHRQERTFFPPDDYCPLCPTKQGGFPTEVPLDDYKIVVFENKFPSLRSNSEPAVTSTDYSPVRPADGVCEVICYTPDHQATLSDLSVEHIERLVEVWTDRFQELSARPEVEYVFIFENKGKEIGVTLNHPHGQIYAYPFIPPKVAIELAGSLKWFKEHGECLMCHIVESEIVEGTRIVETNDTWVSFVPFFARYPYEVYVTPRTHLGSLSDFSPQEKKDFARILKSIAQKYDRLFGFSLPYMMVMHQTPSDGGEYGHYHFHVEFYPPHRDANKLKYLAGSEAGAGAFINDILPEETAERLRKL